The following proteins come from a genomic window of Salvia hispanica cultivar TCC Black 2014 chromosome 4, UniMelb_Shisp_WGS_1.0, whole genome shotgun sequence:
- the LOC125224550 gene encoding LOW QUALITY PROTEIN: acanthoscurrin-2-like (The sequence of the model RefSeq protein was modified relative to this genomic sequence to represent the inferred CDS: deleted 2 bases in 1 codon), protein MKMGSASRFLVGLVLVILFVDCLVCADDHVVDDEKKLLGKPFLRKPKPFLRKGFGFGGGVGRGHRKGFKRRFGGGGIGGGGGFGGGGGLGGGGGLGGGGGLGGGIGSGGGGLGGGGGLGGGSGGGGGLGGGGGGGFGGGGGGGGGLGGGGGLGNGGGLGGGGGSGFGGGGGLGGGGGLGGGGGGGFGGGGGGGGGN, encoded by the exons ATGAAGATGGGCTCAGCTTCTCGATTTCTTGTTGGTTTAGTTTTGGTGATTTTGTTTGTGGATTGTTTGGTTTGTGCAGATGATCATGTTGTGGATGATGAGAAGAAGCTGTTGGGGAAGCCGTTTCTGAGGAAGCCGAAGCCGTTTCTGCGGAAGGGCTTCGGCTTCGGTGGAGGCGTAGGGCGCGGCCACAGGAAGGGGTTCAAGCGTAGATTTGGCGGCGGTGGGattggtggtggaggagggTTTGGCGGCGGTGGGGGTTTGGGTGGAGGAGGTGGGcttggtggtggtggggggTTGGGTGGGGGGATAGGTAGTGGTGGTGGAGGGTTAGGGGGCGGTGGTGGATTGGGGGGA GGTagtggcggtggtggtggtttGGGAGGCGGAGGTGGGGGAGGATTTGGTGGCGGAGGGGGTGGTGGAGGAGGGCTAGGAGGTGGGGGTGGTCTTGGGAATGGTGGAGGGCTTGGAGGCGGCGGTGGAAGCGGCTTCGGAGGGGGTGGTGGGCTTGGAGGTGGGGGTGGtcttggtggtggtggaggtggtggctttggtggtggtggaggtggtggtggtggcaaTTGA
- the LOC125185266 gene encoding uncharacterized protein LOC125185266: MDPQRAYSLSFLFILSLLSLHSKVIYGDSSVLFLDSPTRQYLRLSSDQTVSLSPSEIGATASVLLGFAPPSTLSADSSSKLNEVLAPNPFDRPGALLMVEVTGAEDSQLVGRSDKSPSSSTLKIKVEGTERVDIQLPGEDEFSMVSLNEVSSNAECSDKELSDYASWLGGSYVEDASQSLSGELLIPISNGAFMRLDMSERADREFATSLVMLISNMKKAMELHRVLTKSERNPAELMTGRFDGIKALQDRYGRDEIAQNGMEVFVNSISKMLDSLQEAYQGKIVGVIAHRGWVDAEQENMFHFTVNTRSSARSLQQTKLSPGKIIIAEIAFVRLTLAWITGIILLIATILGIYFLLNMSITKDTLLYSNVKLD, encoded by the exons ATGGATCCCCAGAGAGCTTACTCTCTTTCCTTCCTGTTCatcctctctcttctctctctacactCCAAG GTGATTTATGGTGATTCCTCGGTTCTTTTCCTCGATAGTCCTACTCGCCAATATCTTCGCCTTTCATCAGATCAG ACTGTTTCTCTTTCTCCATCCGAAATTGGTGCTACTGCATCAGTGTTGCTTGGTTTTGCACCCCCTTCTACACTCTCTGCTGATAGCTCATCCAAG cTGAATGAGGTTCTTGCGCCCAACCCATTTGATAGGCCCGGCGCCTTGTTGATGGTTGAGGTTACAGGAGCTGAAG ATTCCCAGCTTGTTGGCCGCTCAGATAAATCTCCATCTAGTAGCACCCTGAAGATCAAGGTTGAAGGTACAGAAAGAGTGGACATTCAGCTTCCAG GTGAAGATGAATTTTCAATGGTGTCCCTGAACGAAGTCTCAAGCAATGCTGAATGTTCAGACAAAGAACTGAGTGATTAT GCATCCTGGTTGGGTGGATCATATGTTGAAGATGCATCCCAATCACTGAGCGGGGAGCTACTCATTCCCATTTCTAATGGTGCCTTTATGAGACTTGATATGTCAGAG AGAGCTGACAGAGAATTCGCAACAAGTCTCGTAATGCTTATTAGTAATATGAAGAAGGCTATGGAGTTGCATCGAGTATTGACAAAAAGTGAACGCAATCCTGCAGAGCTTATGACAGGCAGATTTGATGGAATCAAG GCTTTACAAGATCGCTATGGAAGGGACGAAATTGCTCAAAATGGAATGGAAGTATTTGTCAATTCCATATCGAAGATGCTTGACTCTTTGCAGGAAGCATACCAAG GGAAAATTGTTGGAGTCATTGCCCACAGGGGCTGGGTTGATGCAGAGCAAGAGAATATGTTCCATTTCACAGTAAATACTCGATCATCTGCACGTTCGCTGCAGCAAACAAAACTCTCACCTGGGAAGATCATAATTGCAGAAATAGCGTTTGTTAGACTTACCTTGGCCTGGATAACAGGGATCATTCTTCTTATTGCCACTATTTTGGGG ATCTACTTTCTTCTCAACATGTCAATCACCAAGGACACCCTTTTATATTCGAATGTCAAGCTCGACTAA
- the LOC125218933 gene encoding protein disulfide isomerase pTAC5, chloroplastic, with translation MFPSTLLLTPNPTLSLIPKPNSNALYFKSPSKSHACFAFPPNHDPVDEEARWQREEQRWLREERRWLREESRWNAERQALLQEINSLKLRIQDLERLNSIQGASVSETVGNIAKLLQALKEGDVTKSVNRIAEAGTSAVRLVVEAAKKEEAEEEIVVKEVIKEEAEEEIVVKEVISVPEKKEKVLRSATLRIGSEGDEVGAMQEALQKLGFYSGEEDMEFSSFSSGTERAVKTWQATLGLREDGIMTAELLHRLFGGSESGVTKNEEPESTDPEKGANGAPVASTDINEVETDESTTEAGVPRARVFLLGENRWEDSSRLSGGSKRIVKNTKVNSTTNCLTCRGEGRLLCMECDGTGEPNIEPQFIEWVDEGEAKCPYCEGLGYTVCELCQGKTST, from the exons ATGTTTCCCTCCACACTCCTCCTAACTCCAAACCCCACCCTTTCCCTCATTCCCAAACCCAATTCCAATGCACTTTACTTCAaatccccatccaaatcccaCGCGTGCTTCGCATTCCCCCCCAATCACGACCCCGTCGACGAGGAGGCCCGCTGGCAGAGAGAGGAGCAGCGCTGGCTGAGGGAGGAGCGCCGCTGGCTGAGAGAAGAATCCCGGTGGAACGCCGAGCGCCAAGCTCTGCTGCAAGAGATAAACAGCCTTAAGCTCAGAATTCAAGACCTTGAGCGCCTCAATTCTATCCAGGGCGCCTCCGTTTCCGAAACCGTCGGAAATATCGCCAAATTGTTGCAG gctCTCAAGGAGGGAGATGTAACGAAGAGTGTGAACCGAATTGCTGAGGCCGGAACTAGCGCTGTGCGGTTAGTGGTTGAGGCAGCGAAAAAGGAGGAGGCGGAGGAAGAAATTGTCGTAAAGGAAGTGATCAAGGAGGAGGCGGAGGAAGAAATTGTCGTAAAGGAAGTGATCAGTGTTCCTGAAAAGAAGGAAAAGGTGTTAAGAAGTGCAACATTGAGAATAGGATCAGAAGGAGATGAAGTCGGGGCAATGCAG GAAGCCTTGCAGAAACTCGGGTTCTACTCTGGGGAAGAGGACATGGAATTTTCTAGCTTCTCAAGTGGAACGGAGCGTGCTGTAAAAACCTGGCAA GCCACGTTAGGATTGCGTGAAGATGGCATTATGACTGCAGAGCTTCTGCACCGGTTATTTGGAGGTTCTGAGTCGGGAGTCACCAAAAATGAAGAACCTGAATCAACTGATCCAGAGAAA GGAGCTAATGGAGCCCCAGTTGCTTCGACAGATATAAATGAAGTTGAAACAGACGAAAGTACAACAGAAGCTGGGGTGCCTCGAGCTAGAGTTTTTCTTCTTGGAGAGAATCGGTGGGAAGACTCTTCAAGGCTCTCTGGAGGAAGCAAACGAATAGTAAAAAATACGAAAGTAAACTCAACTACCAATTGTCTTACCTGTCGAGGAGAAGGCCGTTTATTGTGCATGG AATGTGATGGAACTGGGGAGCCAAATATTGAGCCACAG TTTATAGAATGGGTTGATGAAGGAGAGGCAA